In Thermodesulfitimonas autotrophica, the following proteins share a genomic window:
- a CDS encoding aminotransferase class I/II-fold pyridoxal phosphate-dependent enzyme: MKAAEEFLNPVVRAIPPSGIRRFFDLAAEMKGVISLGVGEPDFVTPWRIREACIYALEKGYTMYTSNLGLKELREEIARYLSQAFRLRYNAEKEILVTVGVSEALDLALRALVAPGDEVLIPEPTYVSYIPCTLFAGGVPVPLPTRMENGFRISAAQVEKAITPKTKVLLLAYPNNPTGAVLNRQELEDIAAVVREHDLVVVSDEIYAQLTYEGEHVSIARLPGMRERTVVLQGFSKAFAMTGWRLGYAAGNEAFIGAMTKIHQYTMLCAPITAQMAAIEALRNGLGEMRQMVRQYNYRRRLVVNAFKELGLPCVEPGGAFYAFPSIRHTGLSAEEFCERLLREERVAVVPGTAFGPSGEGFIRCSYAASVANLTEAFRRMGNFLQRLRKPASASVLRA, encoded by the coding sequence GTGAAAGCTGCCGAGGAATTTCTTAACCCGGTCGTGCGCGCCATCCCACCTTCGGGCATCCGGCGCTTTTTCGACCTTGCCGCCGAGATGAAGGGGGTTATTTCCTTAGGCGTCGGGGAGCCCGACTTCGTGACGCCCTGGCGGATTCGCGAGGCCTGCATCTACGCGCTGGAAAAAGGCTATACGATGTACACCTCCAACTTAGGGCTCAAAGAGCTCCGGGAGGAGATTGCCCGGTATCTCAGCCAGGCCTTCCGGCTACGTTATAACGCGGAGAAAGAGATCCTCGTCACGGTTGGGGTGAGCGAAGCGCTTGACCTGGCGCTACGCGCCCTTGTAGCTCCGGGTGACGAGGTGCTAATTCCCGAGCCAACCTACGTTTCTTACATCCCGTGCACCCTTTTCGCCGGTGGGGTTCCGGTGCCGCTGCCGACCCGGATGGAGAACGGCTTCCGGATAAGCGCGGCGCAGGTGGAAAAGGCGATCACCCCGAAAACGAAGGTCCTCCTCCTCGCTTACCCGAACAACCCTACCGGAGCCGTTTTGAACCGGCAGGAACTTGAGGATATCGCGGCGGTGGTCCGGGAGCACGACCTGGTGGTGGTTTCCGACGAGATTTACGCCCAGCTCACCTACGAAGGGGAACACGTCTCCATCGCCAGGCTCCCCGGAATGCGGGAGCGAACCGTTGTTTTGCAGGGATTCTCTAAGGCCTTCGCCATGACCGGCTGGCGGCTGGGGTACGCGGCGGGAAACGAGGCCTTCATCGGGGCCATGACCAAGATCCACCAGTACACGATGCTCTGCGCCCCGATCACGGCGCAGATGGCCGCGATTGAGGCGCTGCGAAACGGCCTCGGCGAGATGCGGCAGATGGTCCGGCAGTACAACTACCGGCGCCGGCTGGTGGTGAACGCCTTCAAAGAGCTGGGCCTCCCCTGCGTGGAACCGGGAGGTGCCTTTTACGCCTTTCCTTCCATCAGGCATACAGGCTTAAGCGCGGAGGAATTTTGCGAGCGGCTCCTGCGGGAAGAGCGGGTGGCCGTCGTGCCCGGCACCGCCTTTGGCCCGAGCGGCGAGGGCTTCATCCGCTGTTCCTACGCCGCTTCCGTGGCCAATCTCACCGAGGCCTTCCGGCGCATGGGGAATTTCCTGCAGCGTTTACGCAAACCGGCAAGCGCTTCTGTTCTGCGGGCGTAA
- a CDS encoding YkvI family membrane protein: MGLRKLSALTIAASYIGTVVGAGFASGQEVLQFFTFFGLKSIPALALATFLFIFFGGTVLRLGRQLQARSYVAVVTAAGGPFLGRAVDAIITFFLFGALTAMAAGAGAIFAEQFGLPRLLGSALMVAASLVTVLAGFYGVVLSISFVVPVLLLSVFGLSLATLATTPLDLRTIGLWAREANPAIPFWPAAALAYVSYNLVLAIPILAPLGAAAAGTTAANRGALLGGLGLGLGALAINLAILTVPFAAARFEIPMVYIAGRFSPVVQQAYGLVLLAEIYTTAVANLYGFTTRVAEPASPRFRKTAVAVAVAAFVASLLGFALLVRYLYAAVGVAGFLLLAGLTRAYLREKSKRNR; this comes from the coding sequence ATGGGTTTAAGGAAACTTTCGGCGCTAACCATCGCCGCATCCTACATCGGCACCGTTGTAGGGGCAGGCTTCGCTTCCGGCCAAGAGGTACTCCAGTTCTTCACCTTCTTCGGGCTTAAGAGTATCCCGGCTTTGGCCCTCGCCACGTTCCTTTTTATCTTCTTCGGGGGTACCGTTTTGCGCCTCGGCCGGCAGCTCCAGGCGAGATCTTACGTTGCGGTCGTTACTGCCGCCGGGGGGCCTTTTCTCGGCAGGGCCGTCGACGCCATCATTACCTTTTTCCTCTTCGGCGCTTTGACCGCAATGGCGGCCGGCGCCGGCGCCATCTTTGCCGAACAATTCGGCCTCCCCAGGCTCCTGGGCAGCGCCCTGATGGTGGCGGCCTCCCTCGTCACGGTTCTGGCCGGCTTTTACGGCGTGGTCCTTTCGATCAGCTTCGTGGTCCCGGTGCTTCTCCTCTCCGTGTTTGGCCTGAGCCTCGCCACTCTCGCCACCACCCCTCTCGACCTCAGGACCATCGGCCTCTGGGCGCGGGAGGCGAATCCCGCCATTCCCTTCTGGCCAGCCGCTGCGCTGGCCTACGTCTCCTACAACCTGGTCCTCGCCATCCCGATCCTCGCCCCTCTCGGCGCTGCGGCGGCCGGCACCACCGCCGCGAACAGGGGCGCGCTGCTAGGTGGCCTGGGGCTAGGGCTCGGGGCGCTGGCGATCAACCTCGCCATTCTCACCGTCCCCTTCGCCGCCGCCCGCTTCGAAATCCCGATGGTCTACATCGCCGGACGCTTCTCTCCCGTAGTGCAACAGGCTTACGGGCTTGTGCTCCTCGCCGAGATCTATACCACCGCCGTCGCGAACCTCTACGGTTTCACCACCAGGGTGGCCGAACCCGCGAGCCCCCGCTTCCGAAAAACGGCGGTGGCGGTCGCCGTCGCAGCCTTCGTAGCGAGCCTGTTAGGTTTTGCGCTGCTGGTGCGTTACCTCTACGCCGCCGTGGGCGTTGCCGGCTTCCTCCTTTTGGCCGGCCTCACCCGCGCCTACTTGCGGGAAAAAAGCAAGCGTAACCGGTAA
- a CDS encoding sulfide-dependent adenosine diphosphate thiazole synthase encodes MDYNFPLDERTISRAIITRYHQDLLSLLECDVAVVGAGPSGLAAAYYLARRGLKTVVFERRLSVGGGMWGGAMMFNRIVFQDPARGVFEEVGVRCEEFAPGYYTAHAVEAVTGFAYAACRAGAQIMNLITVEDVVLREDVVAGLVLNWTAVEMAGLHVDPLAVRCRCVVDATGHDARVVRILADKDGVVLKVPGGRIRGEKSLWAEVGERQILEHTGEVYPGLYVTGMAANAVAGGYRMGPVFGGMVLSGKKVAELIAEQLAAGA; translated from the coding sequence TTGGACTACAATTTCCCCCTTGATGAGCGCACCATCTCCCGGGCGATAATCACGCGTTACCACCAGGACCTGCTTTCCTTGTTAGAGTGCGACGTGGCGGTGGTCGGTGCTGGGCCGTCCGGACTTGCCGCCGCTTATTACCTGGCCCGCCGGGGGCTCAAGACCGTTGTTTTCGAGCGGCGGCTGAGCGTCGGCGGCGGGATGTGGGGCGGCGCGATGATGTTCAACCGGATTGTCTTTCAAGATCCGGCCCGCGGCGTTTTCGAAGAAGTGGGGGTCCGCTGCGAAGAGTTCGCGCCGGGCTACTATACCGCCCATGCGGTAGAAGCGGTTACCGGCTTTGCGTACGCGGCCTGCCGCGCTGGCGCGCAGATTATGAATCTGATTACGGTAGAGGATGTGGTGCTGCGGGAGGATGTGGTTGCGGGGCTGGTGCTCAACTGGACGGCGGTAGAGATGGCCGGGCTGCACGTTGACCCCCTCGCCGTCCGCTGCCGCTGCGTGGTCGATGCCACCGGCCACGATGCCCGGGTGGTCCGCATCCTGGCAGATAAGGACGGGGTGGTGCTCAAGGTGCCGGGTGGGCGCATCCGGGGGGAGAAATCGCTCTGGGCGGAAGTGGGAGAGCGCCAGATCCTCGAACATACCGGGGAGGTTTATCCCGGCCTTTACGTCACCGGGATGGCGGCTAACGCGGTGGCCGGCGGCTACCGGATGGGGCCTGTTTTTGGCGGGATGGTCCTTTCCGGGAAGAAAGTTGCGGAACTGATTGCCGAGCAGCTCGCTGCGGGTGCGTAA
- a CDS encoding metal-sensitive transcriptional regulator has protein sequence MMQLDPSLKEELERELLLRLKRIEGQVRGIARMIQDGRSCGEIVLQLAAVKAAINQVAVNTLVCHLAEALTSAMAQGRDPKASVAEFVELFRKFA, from the coding sequence ATGATGCAACTGGACCCGAGTTTGAAAGAAGAATTAGAACGGGAGCTGCTCTTGCGCCTGAAAAGGATCGAAGGGCAGGTGCGGGGAATCGCCCGCATGATCCAGGACGGACGCAGTTGCGGCGAGATAGTCCTGCAACTTGCGGCCGTTAAGGCCGCCATCAATCAGGTGGCCGTGAACACCTTGGTCTGCCATCTTGCCGAAGCGTTGACCTCAGCCATGGCTCAGGGCAGGGACCCAAAAGCATCCGTAGCCGAGTTCGTTGAGCTCTTCAGGAAGTTCGCGTAG
- a CDS encoding Lrp/AsnC family transcriptional regulator — protein sequence MEENRRKEILGLLQTNARYTPQQIAVMLNMEPADVEQAIREMEEEGLIIGYHALVNWNKISSENVIALIEVKVSPQRDVGFDAVAERIARFPEVRTMRLMSGTYDLAVEVHGRTMQDVAFFVATRLATIEGVVSTTTHFVLKSYKEHGILLERKEEGAARLVVSP from the coding sequence GTGGAGGAAAACCGGAGAAAAGAAATCCTTGGACTGTTGCAAACCAACGCGCGTTACACGCCCCAGCAGATTGCCGTCATGCTCAATATGGAGCCGGCGGACGTGGAGCAGGCCATCCGGGAGATGGAAGAAGAGGGCCTCATCATCGGTTACCACGCCTTAGTTAACTGGAATAAAATCAGTTCCGAAAACGTCATCGCCCTCATCGAGGTTAAGGTGAGCCCGCAACGCGATGTGGGCTTCGACGCCGTCGCGGAGCGGATCGCCCGTTTTCCGGAGGTGCGCACGATGCGCCTGATGTCTGGAACCTACGATCTGGCGGTTGAGGTGCACGGCCGGACGATGCAGGATGTGGCCTTCTTTGTGGCCACCCGCCTGGCTACCATTGAGGGAGTAGTAAGTACCACGACGCACTTCGTTCTGAAAAGCTACAAAGAGCACGGCATCCTCTTGGAGCGTAAGGAAGAGGGTGCGGCAAGGCTGGTGGTCTCACCGTGA
- the argS gene encoding arginine--tRNA ligase has translation MESLKSEIRAAITRALQQVVETVREELNLPEGTAVPDFTVESPREEKFGDFSANIALQLARPARRSPREVASLIRERWSGELCPWVEKVEVAGPGFLNFYLRKAWLQEALREVVRRGEDYGRSQIGGGRKVNVEFVSANPTGLLHMGNARGAALGDSIAALLAFCGFDVTREFYINDTGYQIERFAASLEARYFQQFGENVPVPEDGYHGRDLIATAQRFIAATGTQYRDVPAAVRREALARFGVAEKIAAIRQALENFGVRYDVWFSEEELHKSGAVERVIRELTARGATYELDGALWFKARDYGAEKDEVLIRSTGAPTYFAADIAYHVNKLERGFAWLINIWGADHHGHVPRLKAALKALGADPERLQVVIMQLVRLFRGGEIVRMSKRTGEFVTLEELLEEVGRDAARYFFVLRGADSHLDFDLDLARAQSMENPVYYVQYAHARIASIFRQLADRGIPLPDPARVDLSLLATEEEERLMKQLAAFPEEVADAALGLAPHRLTGYIYNLAGLFHSFYNVHRVIGAGPGLEEARIVLVQATGIVLRQGLRLLGVRAPERM, from the coding sequence ATGGAATCGCTGAAAAGCGAAATCCGGGCGGCGATCACCCGCGCGCTACAGCAGGTGGTCGAAACCGTCCGGGAGGAGCTAAACCTTCCAGAGGGAACTGCGGTTCCTGATTTCACCGTCGAGTCACCTCGGGAAGAGAAATTCGGTGATTTCAGCGCCAACATTGCGTTGCAATTAGCTAGGCCCGCCCGCCGCTCGCCCCGGGAGGTGGCCTCTCTCATCCGCGAGCGCTGGTCTGGGGAGCTGTGTCCCTGGGTGGAGAAGGTGGAGGTGGCAGGGCCGGGTTTTCTCAATTTCTATCTCCGTAAGGCGTGGCTCCAAGAAGCGCTCCGGGAGGTAGTACGCCGGGGTGAGGATTACGGCCGGTCGCAGATCGGTGGCGGGCGGAAGGTTAACGTCGAGTTTGTCAGCGCCAACCCCACCGGTCTTTTGCATATGGGGAACGCGCGTGGCGCAGCGCTCGGCGACAGCATCGCGGCGCTACTCGCTTTTTGCGGTTTCGACGTGACCCGGGAATTTTACATTAACGATACGGGTTACCAGATCGAGCGTTTCGCCGCCTCCCTCGAAGCCCGTTATTTCCAGCAGTTTGGCGAGAACGTGCCGGTTCCGGAAGACGGTTACCACGGCCGTGACCTTATTGCGACCGCCCAGCGTTTTATCGCGGCGACGGGCACGCAATACCGGGATGTGCCGGCGGCCGTCCGGCGTGAGGCGCTGGCCCGGTTCGGGGTGGCGGAAAAGATCGCCGCGATCCGGCAGGCGCTCGAGAATTTCGGCGTCCGTTACGACGTCTGGTTCTCCGAAGAAGAGCTGCACAAGAGCGGCGCGGTTGAGCGCGTGATCAGGGAACTTACCGCGCGGGGGGCGACTTACGAGCTTGATGGGGCGCTCTGGTTTAAAGCGCGGGATTACGGCGCCGAGAAGGACGAAGTGCTCATCCGGTCCACCGGCGCGCCTACCTACTTCGCTGCGGACATCGCTTACCACGTCAACAAGCTCGAACGGGGCTTTGCGTGGCTGATCAACATCTGGGGCGCCGACCACCACGGCCACGTGCCGCGGCTAAAGGCGGCGCTCAAAGCCCTCGGGGCCGACCCCGAGCGCTTGCAGGTGGTCATTATGCAGTTGGTCCGGCTTTTCCGCGGTGGGGAAATCGTGCGGATGTCCAAGCGCACGGGGGAGTTTGTCACCCTCGAAGAATTACTGGAAGAAGTCGGGCGGGATGCAGCCCGCTACTTTTTTGTGCTCCGGGGCGCGGACAGCCACCTTGATTTCGACCTCGATCTGGCGCGGGCCCAGAGCATGGAGAACCCGGTCTACTATGTCCAGTACGCTCACGCCCGGATCGCCAGCATCTTCAGACAGCTGGCGGATAGGGGAATCCCGTTGCCGGATCCCGCGCGGGTCGATCTTAGTCTCCTGGCCACGGAGGAAGAGGAGCGGTTAATGAAGCAGTTAGCCGCCTTCCCGGAGGAAGTGGCGGATGCCGCGTTGGGTCTGGCGCCGCACCGTTTAACCGGCTATATTTACAACCTTGCCGGCCTCTTTCATTCTTTTTACAACGTCCACCGGGTAATCGGCGCCGGCCCGGGTCTGGAGGAGGCCCGCATCGTCCTGGTCCAGGCGACCGGGATCGTCCTGCGCCAGGGCTTGCGGCTTTTGGGCGTGCGGGCGCCGGAACGCATGTAG
- the hisI gene encoding phosphoribosyl-AMP cyclohydrolase translates to MAFNFDRFKFNADGLIPAIIQDNRTNEVLMLAYMNREALAKTLSSGQTWFYSRSRQQLWHKGETSGNIQEVDEIYFDCDADALLIKVRQHGAACHEGYKSCFHYRIEKDGRVGLVGEMVFNPADVYKEGEGKPAGAPPRKKDAPKPVCVCGSTILEEVYGVILDRKQTRIPGAYTSYLFDKGVDTILQKLGEEVTEVLIAAKNRQRDEVIKEAADVMYHLMVLLAAEGVDVREVFGELANRRK, encoded by the coding sequence TTGGCCTTCAACTTCGATCGGTTCAAGTTTAACGCCGACGGCCTTATCCCGGCGATCATTCAGGACAACCGGACGAATGAGGTCCTGATGCTTGCCTACATGAACCGGGAGGCGCTGGCCAAAACCTTGAGCAGCGGGCAGACCTGGTTTTACAGCCGGAGCCGCCAGCAGCTCTGGCATAAGGGGGAAACCTCCGGGAACATCCAGGAGGTTGATGAGATTTACTTCGATTGCGATGCCGACGCCTTGCTTATCAAGGTCCGGCAGCACGGCGCAGCCTGCCACGAGGGTTATAAGAGCTGCTTCCACTACCGGATCGAGAAGGACGGCCGGGTGGGCCTCGTGGGGGAGATGGTTTTCAACCCGGCGGATGTCTACAAGGAAGGGGAAGGGAAACCCGCTGGGGCACCGCCGCGGAAAAAAGACGCGCCGAAGCCGGTTTGCGTTTGCGGCAGCACGATCCTCGAAGAGGTTTACGGGGTGATTCTAGACCGCAAGCAGACCAGAATTCCGGGCGCCTATACCAGTTATCTGTTTGACAAGGGCGTAGATACGATTCTGCAGAAGTTAGGCGAGGAGGTTACCGAAGTCTTAATCGCGGCTAAGAACCGGCAGCGGGACGAGGTGATCAAGGAAGCGGCTGACGTTATGTACCACCTGATGGTCCTGTTAGCCGCCGAAGGGGTTGACGTGCGCGAGGTTTTTGGGGAACTGGCTAACCGGAGAAAGTAG